The Brassica oleracea var. oleracea cultivar TO1000 chromosome C6, BOL, whole genome shotgun sequence genome includes a region encoding these proteins:
- the LOC106297141 gene encoding uncharacterized protein LOC106297141, translated as MPSHIPQHISTHTPSIIWFLWKARNAKVFDNKEISPMEVIQSATSEAENWRLAQINSEVTEENANTPLPELLYRLPQRPFCRFDALWKGDDTRYGGGLVIENEDGTTTFGSFASNRSLSPLHAEFGTLLWAMKSSLILGHESMAFELDCLQLVRLIEEEEEWPSLMAEFDEFLTLQF; from the coding sequence ATGCCTTCTCATATACCTCAACACATCTCAACACACACCCCATCGATCATCTGGTTCCTGTGGAAGGCGCGTAATGCAAAGGTCTTTGATAACAAGGAGATCTCGCCGATGGAAGTGATACAATCAGCGACGTCAGAGGCGGAGAATTGGCGACTGGCGCAAATCAATTCGGAAGTTACAGAGGAGAACGCCAACACTCCTTTGCCGGAGCTACTGTATAGACTGCCACAGAGACCGTTTTGTCGGTTTGACGCGTTATGGAAAGGAGATGATACTCGATATGGTGGCGGACTCGTGATAGAGAATGAGGATGGGACTACAACTTTCGGTTCATTTGCTAGTAACCGATCGCTGTCTCCCCTACACGCAGAGTTCGGTACTCTGCTGTGGGCCATGAAATCCTCGCTAATTCTCGGTCACGAATCGATGGCCTTTGAATTAGATTGCCTGCAACTAGTTAGGCTCATTGAGGAAGAAGAAGAATGGCCAAGTCTTATGGCTGAGTTTGATGAATTCCTTACTCTTCAGTTCTAA
- the LOC106301101 gene encoding photosystem II 22 kDa protein, chloroplastic, whose product MAQTMLLTSGVSANQFLRNKNPLAQPKVHHFFLSGNSHVVLPSRRPSLVPLAIFKPKTKAAPKKVEKVKPKVEDGIFGTSGGIGFTKQNELFVGRVAMIGFAASLLGEALTGKGILAQLNLETGIPIYEAEPLLLFFILFTLLGAIGALGDRGKFVDDPPTGLEKAVIPPGKGVRSALGLKEQGPLFGFTKANELFVGRLAQLGIAFSLIGEIITGKGALAQLNIETGIPIQDIEPLVLLNVAFFFFAAINPGNGKFITDDGEES is encoded by the exons ATGGCTCAAACCATGCTGCTTACTTCGGGAGTTTCTGCGAACCAATTCTTAAGGAACAAGAACCCTCTCGCTCAGCCCAAAGTTCACCATTTCTTCCTCTCGGGAAACTCTCATGTTGTTCTACCATCTCGAAGACCGTCATTAGTACCTCTTGCCATCTTCAAACCCAAAACCAAAGCTGCTCCCAAAAAG GTTGAGAAGGTGAAGCCAAAGGTTGAAGACGGTATCTTCGGAACATCTGGTGGGATAGGTTTCACGAAGCAGAACGAGCTCTTTGTCGGTCGCGTTGCTATGATCGGTTTCGCT GCATCGTTGCTGGGTGAGGCGTTGACAGGGAAAGGTATATTAGCACAGTTGAATCTGGAGACAGGGATACCGATTTACGAAGCAGAGCCATTGCTTCTCTTCTTCATATTGTTCACTCTGTTGGGTGCTATCGGAGCTCTTGGGGACAGAGGAAAATTCGTCGACGATCCTCCCACTGGACTTGAGAAAGCCGTCATTCCTCCCGGCAAAGGCGTCCGATCTGCCCTCGGTCTTAAAGAACAAG GTCCATTGTTTGGGTTCACGAAGGCAAACGAGTTGTTCGTAGGAAGATTGGCACAGTTGGGAATAGCATTTTCATTGATAGGAGAGATTATAACCGGGAAAGGAGCCTTGGCTCAACTCAACATTGAGACTGGTATTCCAATTCAAGATATTGAACCCCTCGTCCTCTTAAACGTTGCTTTCTTCTTCTTTGCTGCCATTAATCCTGGTAATGGAAAGTTCATTACTGATGATGGTGAAGAAAGCTAA